One stretch of Xiphophorus hellerii strain 12219 chromosome 21, Xiphophorus_hellerii-4.1, whole genome shotgun sequence DNA includes these proteins:
- the nup58 gene encoding LOW QUALITY PROTEIN: nucleoporin p58/p45 (The sequence of the model RefSeq protein was modified relative to this genomic sequence to represent the inferred CDS: deleted 2 bases in 2 codons) codes for MSGFNFGGGNLGSTNTGGGFTFGGVPSAPVANAGGLSFGTPLGTAAATPASTSSSTPSLGLGGVLFAQKPAGGFSFNTPASTSSAVATGLTLGAPATTSAATGFSLAFNKPTASATPFSLTTTTSSTTGAGLSFGSILTSTAPQQPGATGFTLGLGGMTASTAASTVPSLGAGLFSSTGTSGLGQTLGGGTGLTLGSLLATSTAASAAPAPSIGLGGVDFSTSSESKSDASSGTNAQDSKALKDENLPPFICQDVENFQKFVKEQKQVQEDISRMSSKTISKVQDDIKSLKQLLSVCASGLQRQGLAIDKLKLETAQELKNADIALRTQKTPPGLQHENTAPSDYFRSLVDQFEVQLQQFRQQIEELENHLTTQSNGSHITPQDLTLAMQKLYQTFVAQAAQLQSVHENVKILKHQYLSYRRAFLEDSTDIFESKRASNRKWQSAPQVTTGPAPFSSVPNAAAVAMAATLTQQQQPTPGTQAPLGAGFGNPFASAVGTSLGSSTLGGFGGGPGFGGVGTGGSSFGFSSTNKPAGGSLSAGFGSTSSSGFNFSNPGINQSAGLTFGVSNQPGSAFGTTPALQLKKPPAGNKRGKR; via the exons ATGTCTGGTTTTAACTTTGGCGGTGGGAATCTGGGCTCCACCAACACGGGTGGAGGATTCACATTTGGTGGCGTCCCAAG tgcaCCTGTGGCCAATGCCGGTGGCCTTTCATTTGGGACTCCTCTGGGAACAGCAGCTGCCACCCCTGCTTCTACCAGC AGTAGCACCCCATCGCTTGGTCTTGGAGGTGTTCTTTTTGCCCAGAAACCTGCGGGAGGTTTTTCTTTCAACACACCTGCCTCAA CATCCTCTGCAGTCGCCACAGGTCTTACATTAG GCGCCCCTGCCACTACATCTGCAGCCACCGGCTTTAGTTTGGCCTTCAACAAGCCCACTGCGTCTGCAACTCCTTTTTCgctcaccaccaccacctcctccacTACTGGGGCGGGTTTAAGTTTCGGCTCCATCCTGACATCGACAGCTCCACAGCAGCCTGGAGCCACGGGGTTCACACTCGGTCTTGGTGGTATGACA GCCTCCACGGCAGCCTCAACGGTGCCGTCCCTAGGCGCTGGTCTCTTCTCCAGCACTGGAACCTCAG GTTTGGGTCAGACTCTTGGAGGAGGAACCGGACTTACCTTGGGGTCACTATTGGCTACCTCTACAGCAGCATCAGCTGCTCCTGCCCCGAGTATTGGTCTGGGTGGAGTTGACTTCAGCACTTCCTCTGAGAGTAAGAGTGACGCCTCATCTGGAACCAATGCACA GGACAGCAAGGCTTTAAAAGATGAGAACTTGCCACCGTTCATTTGCCAAGATGTTGAAAATTTTCA AAAATTTGTGAAAGAGCAGAAGCAGGTTCAGGAAGACATAAGCAGGATGTCATCAAAGACTATTTCTAAAGTACAAGATGACATCAAAAGCCTCAAACAACTTCTCTCTGTCTGCGCCAGCGGTCTGCAGCGCCAAGGTCTGGCTATTGATAAACTGAAGTTGGAGACAGCACAg GAGCTTAAAAATGCTGACATAGCACTGCGGACGCAAAAGACGCCCCCTGGACTTCAGCATGAAAACACGGCTCCATCAGA TTATTTTCGTAGCCTGGTGGACCAATTTGAGGTGCAGTTGCAACAGTTCCGGCAGCAGATAGAGGAACTGGAGAACCACCTGACCACTCAGAGCAATGGCTCACACATCACCCCGCAAG ATCTGACTCTGGCCATGCAGAAGTTATACCAAACATTTGTTGCACAAGCTGCTCAGCTTCAGTCTGTCCATGAAAATGTTAAG ATCTTGAAACATCAGTACCTTTCTTACCGGAGAGCCTTCCTGGAAGACTCCACTGACATCTTTGAGTCCAAACGAGCCTCCAACAGGAAATGGCAGAGCGCGCCACAAGTCACAACCGGACCTGCCCCATTCTCCAGTGTACCCAATGCCGCAGCTGTTGCTATGGCAGCCACGTTGACCCAGCAACAGCAGCCAACTCCAG GCACCCAGGCACCTTTGGGGGCAGGTTTTGGAAACCCCTTTGCCTCAGCAGTAGGCACTAGTTTGGGCTCTTCTACACTTGGAG GTTTTGGAGGTGGGCCAGGGTTTGGTGGAGTTGGAACTGGAGGGTCTTCTTTTGGATTCTCCTCCACCAATAAGCCTGCAGGGGGCAGTCTGAGTGCAG GTTTTGGTAGCACCAGCAGCTCCGGCTTCAACTTCAGCAACCCCGGCATCAACCAGTCTGCTGGGCTGACATTTGGTGTTTCGAACCAGCCAGGCAGTGCCTTTGGCACAACCCCAGCTCTCCAGCTGAAGAAGCCCCCCGCTGGGAATAAAAGGGGGAAAAGATAG
- the mtmr6 gene encoding phosphatidylinositol-3,5-bisphosphate 3-phosphatase MTMR6: protein MEHIRTPKVEQVRLVDRFSNKSTNGTLYLTATHLIFVESGSNNTASAGQEIWILHHHIASVEKQSLTTSGCPLVIQCRNFRVVHFVVQRERDCHDIYSSLLRLLRPVHYEELYAFSYNPKQNDQQREEGWQLIDLGAEFERMGVPNDQWQHTDVNRDYKVCETYPRDLYVPITASKPIIVGSSKFRSKGRFPVLTYFYQEKKAAVCRCSQPLSGFSARCLEDESMLQAISKANHNSRFVYVMDTRPKLNALANRAAGKGYENEDNYSNIRFQFVGIENIHVMRASLQKLLEVIGTRSLTMSDYLVGLESSGWLRHIKAVVDAAVFLTKAVTLEGASVLVHCSDGWDRTAQVCALGSLLMDPYYRTIKGFMVLIEKDWISFGHKFADRCDQLNGDPKEVSPIFTQFLECVYQLTEQFPQAFEYSEWFLLQIHEHVHSCQYGNFLGNNQRQREELQLRERTHSLWAYLMSEKQNYLNPFYKPSYSEAHPVLEPSTLPYHFKFWRNMYHQFDRSMHPRQSILKTTLTLKENSREAESTLRALETRLQQLGVTPIATSDPPAPPPTRDQRTNPLPPRPDSLILGAPINHKEVQRREEEDEQDEVGEEAMESTDTERTVEGSSGSESRKQSYGELEGTCNGELAKEEPAVVSLELGVARMTC, encoded by the exons ATGGAACATATCCGAACGCCTAAG gTGGAGCAGGTGCGGCTGGTGGATCGCTTCAGCAACAAATCCACAAATGGCACACTGTACCTCACCGCTACGCATCTCATTTTTGTGGAAAGCGGCTCTAACAACACAGCCTCTGCTGGCCAGGAGATCTGG ATTTTGCACCACCATATAGCCTCAGTGGAGAAGCAAAGCCTGACCACCTCGGGCTGCCCGCTGGTCATCCAGTGCCGGAACTTCAGGGTGGTTCATTTTGTGGTACAGAGGGAAAGAGACTGCCATGACATCTATAGTTCACTGCTGCGTCTACTGCGGCCAG TACATTACGAGGAACTCTACGCATTCTCCTACAACCCCAAGCAAAACGATCAGCAGAGAGAGGAGGGCTGGCAGCTCATCGACCTGGGGGCGGAGTTTGAGAGGATGGGCGTGCCAAATGACCAATGGCAGCACACTGACGTCAACAGAGACTACAAG gtGTGTGAGACATATCCACGCGACCTGTACGTTCCCATCACAGCCAGTAAGCCTATCATCGTTGGCAGCTCCAAGTTCCGAAGCAAAGGACGCTTTCCTGTGCTCACATACTTTTACCAAGAGAAAAAG GCGGCAGTGTGTCGCTGCAGTCAGCCTCTCTCTGGGTTCAGCGCGCGTTGCCTCGAAGATGAGAGCATGCTGCAGGCCATCAGTAAGGCCAATCACAACAGTCGCTTTGTTTACGTCATGGACACAAGGCCAAAG CTGAATGCGCTGGCCAACCGCGCTGCAGGCAAAGGCTACGAGAACGAGGACAACTACTCCAACATCCGCTTTCAGTTTGTTGGGATCGAAAATATCCACGTAATGAGGGCAAGCCTGCAGAAATTACTGGAAG TTATTGGCACTCGGTCTCTTACCATGAGCGACTACCTAGTGGGACTGGAAAGCAGCGGCTGGCTGCGACATATCAAGGCTGTAGTAGATGCAGCTGTGTTTCTTACAAAG GCAGTGACATTAGAAGGGGCCAGTGTGTTAGTTCACTGCTCAGACGGATGGGACAGAACTGCCCAAGTTTGCGCCCTGGGGTCACTGCTCATGGACCCCTATTATCGCACCATCAAGGGCTTTATG GTGCTGATAGAGAAAGACTGGATTTCCTTTGGTCACAAGTTTGCAGACAG GTGTGACCAGCTCAATGGGGATCCAAAGGAAGTGTCTCCTATCTTCACTCAGTTTCTTGAGTGTGTTTATCAGCTGACTGAGCAGTTCCCGCAA GCTTTTGAGTACAGCGAGTGGTTCCTGCTGCAGATCCATGAGCATGTGCACTCTTGTCAGTATGGAAACTTCCTAGGGAACAATcagaggcagagagaggagTTGCA GCTTAGAGAGCGAACTCACTCACTCTGGGCCTATCTGATGAGTGAAAAGCAGAACTACTTGAATCCATTCTACAAGCCTTCATACTCTGAAGCACATCCTGTGCTGGAGCCCTCCACCTTGCCATACCATTTCAA GTTCTGGAGGAACATGTACCACCAGTTCGATCGGTCCATGCATCCACGGCAGTCCATCCTCAAAACCACTCTGACTCTGAAGGAGAACAGCCGCGAAGCGGAGAGCACACTGCGAGCTCTGGAGACT AGGCTCCAACAGCTTGGTGTGACCCCCATTGCGACCTCTGACCCCCCGGCACCTCCTCCAACCAGAGACCAACGCACCAACCCCCTGCCACCGCGGCCTGACTCCCTCATCCTAGGCGCACCTATCAACCACAAAGAGGTGCAGCGTcgggaggaggaggacgagcaAGACGAAGTGGGCGAGGAGGCCATGGAGAGTACAGACACAGAGCGGACAGTAGAGGGCAGCAGTGGCAGCGAGAGCAGGAAGCAGAGCTACGGAGAACTGGAAGGGACATGCAACGGTGAACTTGCCAAAGAGGAGCCAGCTGTTGTCAGTCTGGAGCTTGGCGTGGCACGAATGACCTGCTGA